The following proteins are encoded in a genomic region of Vidua macroura isolate BioBank_ID:100142 chromosome 10, ASM2450914v1, whole genome shotgun sequence:
- the NEU2 gene encoding sialidase-2, translated as MAAFPVLEQEALFRNGTWSYRIPALLYLPRFSMILAFAEEREDLVDEHAKLIAMRRGVYDPATQHVQWKRMETLVSAQLEGHRSMNPCPVYDEVSGKLILFFIAVPGKISEQHQLRTKINLVRLCYVTSMDQGRTWSTAQDVTDRTIRNEYKNWATFAVGPGHGLQLLNEARSLVIPAYAYRILDPKQHPTPHAFCFISSDHGITWEKGNFVGEESAVECQVAEVHTCGRKVLYCNARSNRGARIQAVSYNHGLDFEGGQRVEMLIEPPSGCHGSVTAFPPPPDARCQDSWLLYAHPTDPRGRKDLGIYLNKSPLNPAHWTKPSILFKGLCAYSDLQYMGVGPDGSPLFSCLFEYGTHRQCEEIIFVMFTLKQAFPSEH; from the exons ATGGCTGCGTTCCCTGTCCTGGAGCAAGAAGCATTATTCCGGAACGGTACCTGGAGCTATCgaattccagccctgctctACCTGCCACGGTTCAGCATGATCCTGGCCTTTGCTGAGGAACGAGAAGACCTGGTGGATGAACATGCCAAGCTGATAGCCATGCGCAGAGGCGTGTATGACCCAGCCACGCAACACGTTCAG TGGAAAAGGATGGAGACACTTGTCAGTGCACAGCTTGAAGGCCACCGATCTATGAACCCCTGCCCGGTATATGATGAAGTCTCGGGGAAACTCATCTTGTTCTTCATAGCCGTCCCAGGAAAGATCTCTGAGCAGCATCAGCTGAGGACAAAAATCAACCTGGTACGTCTCTGCTACGTCACTAGCATGGACCAAGGACGCACCTGGAGCACTGCCCAGGATGTCACCGACAGGACCATTAGGAATGAGTACAAGAACTGGGCCACATTTGCGGTGGGTCCAGGTCATGGATTGCAATTGCTCAATGAGGCCCGGAGCCTTGTGATTCCTGCCTATGCCTATCGTATCTTGGACCCCAAGCAACACCCCACCCCTCATGCCTTCTGCTTCATCAGCTCTGACCATGGGATAACATGGGAGAAGGGGAACTTTGTGGGGGAGGAGAGTGCAGTGGAGTGCCAGGTAGCAGAGGTGCATACCTGTGGCAGAAAGGTCCTTTACTGCAATGCAAGGAGTAACAGGGGAGCCAGGATCCAGGCTGTCAGCTACAACCATGGGCTGGACTTCGAGGGAGGCCAGCGGGTTGAAATGCTAATAGAACCTCCCTCGGGATGCCATGGAAGTGTTACTGCCTTTCCACCTCCCCCGGATGCCAGATGTCAAGATAGTTGGTTACTCTACGCTCATCCTACAGACCCAAGGGGTCGAAAAGATTTAGGAATTTACCTCAACAAAAGCCCTTTAAATCCAGCACACTGGACAAAACCCAGCATACTCTTCAAGGGCCTGTGTGCTTATTCGGATCTGCAGTACATGGGCGTTGGGCCTGATGGCTCACCTTTGTTCTCCTGCCTCTTTGAATATGGGACCCACAGACAATGTGAAGAGATTATTTTTGTCATGTTCACCTTGAAGCAAGCCTTTCCCTCAGAACACTGA